Within the Dechloromonas denitrificans genome, the region GGGTAAGCTGGCGGTCGTGGTCGAGAATCGGTTGGCGCAGAATTTCGATGTTGGAGCACCCAATCAGGTTTGAGTGACGGATATCACCTATATCCGGACCCGCGAGGGCTGGCTGTATCTGGCCGTGGTGCTGGATCTGTTCTCCCGCCAGGTGATCGGTTGGTCAATCCGTTCGCGCATCGATAGCGAGTCGGCGATTCAGACCTTCGCGGGTTCGTTCTTGTCCTTGGGTTGATGCTTGCAGGCGAACTGGCCTGCATACTCCCCGATCGCTAGCCGGAGAGTACTCCGGACTGGTCATTGCCCGGTGCGCAGCCGGTCTTGCCTGCGCCAGCAGTCTCCGTTAGGCCAGTGACATCGCGTCCAATGGAGCTGGATCAATGGCAAATTGCAATAAGAGCCTTCGGTAGAATAATTAGGACGACAGATATTTTATATATTATCGAATGAAATTACTCAAAATATCTCTTATTTCTTCTTTTGAAATTCGCTTTGAATCAAGAATTGACTCAAGGTCACTTTTGGTTAAAGGATAGTCACGTAGAAGTTTTATTAAATCGTCTTTGCTTGGCGCCGCGGCATCAATAGGAGCGATTTCAGTGGGGTCACTCAAGTCATCAAGTTTTAATGGCATGCGATCAATGTTTACATATATCTTGTACCGAGTAAAACCCTCTGGATAAGATTTATCAAAGTATAAAACTGTGCCTTTTGGAAGCATGTGCGTGTTTTTGGATGACAAATCGCTTGATAATATTAATGGGTATTCTAGTTTGTGTACTTTTGTCACTGCTTTATGCTCCAGAACGAAGTGGTTAAAAGATAGGCATAGCACGAAGGTTAGGGCGCTTGCACCAATAGCAATTCCAATTTTATTCATTTCCCGTTGCCATAAATATCTATCCGTATGGGTTTGACTGGTTGTCCTGTATTTAAAAATGTTAGCAAATTTTCCGGCAAAAACAATCTTGATGATCCTCCCTTTGCCCTGAGCGCCATTCTCTCAGCAAAAGTCAGTACATCCTCGGGCTTATTGTATTTGTCCGATCCTTGATCGATATTTGGAATGGCTTTTTTTGCACCATCAATACTTAATGTGGTGCAGTTTGGACCAAGCGCATGATAATCGGCAGTTAGCTTGTAAACTTGTTTTGTAGCAGTTCTCTTGCCTTCAATTGAAGTTCCGGACTTTATCAGACCATCAAAATATGAATTCGATAAATTTGCTTGATGATCAAAAAGTGAATATACAAAATCAGTTGTTTTCCGCTGGAGAGCTATTTCCCCGGTTATATATGGTTGGAATGAGCTCCATACTCTAAGTATTCCTTCTCCACTTTCACCGAAAGTTCCAGAGACTTTTCCATAGCGGCCGAAGTCGTATGTTAAGTCCAGATTTTTTGTTTTAATACGTAAAGCTGTATGGCCGTATCTGTGCTCCTCGCCAGCTGCGTCGGTATACGGCCCGCCCACTAAGATATGCATTTCGGCAGTTGGCTTTAGTTTGTCGTCGGCAATACTCTTGGGCGTATCGTTAGTCTTCGCTTGAAATGGTTTCTGTCCGCCAGCCATATCATGCCTCAGTCGGTGGCGTTTCACCCCAATAGACTTTTACTGTGCTTGGCTCGGCAGATCCGACGCGCATTGTTTTTCCTTCCTGATCGGTAAATCCATAAAAGACATCGCCATCTCCAGTAACGATTTTGTATGGCATTTCCGCAATAGGTTGTCCGGTTTCCGAATTAAGCGCTCGAATTTGCTCATCGAAAAGCTTCGCTCGCGAATCCGGCAATTTCCCCATCTCCGCCGCTCCATTCCCCGGCCCAACAAACACATTCCCACTCCCCTTCACCGAGAACGTCCCCGGACAAGCAAAGGTGATGTTCTGCCCCTCCAGCGTCACCGAACTCTGCCCGGCCTGCAGCACGATCTTCTCCTTGGCCAGGATGTGAATCTCGTCGTTGCTGCTGGTGATCGTCACCGACTGGTCGGCGAGGATTTCCATCTGGTCGGTATTGGCCTGGATGGTGTGGCTGCCGGCGGCGGCGATGCTCTTGATGCCGCCGGAGTGGCTGAACCAGCTGGCGCCGGCGCCGACGGTGGTGGCGAAGGTGTGGGCGCTGGCGATGTGCAAGTCCTGCTGGACGGTGGCGTGCAGGTGGCCGCCGGCATAGAGCAGGGTGCTGGCCGGAGTGGACAGACCGATGTCGCTGGGCGCTTCGTTGAGGATGATCGGTTCGGCGAAGCGTTCGGTCGGCTCGCCGAGTTCGCGATTGCCGGGCTGGGCTTTCTGGGCGGCCTGACCGCCGACGCTGGCGGTGAATTTGCCGTCCTGCTTCGGGTCGATCGATTTGATGAACTTGGTCTGCTCGGCATTGCCTTTGAGTGCCAGGGCGGTTTGGCCGCTGGCGGCATCGGACAGGGCTTGGGCGGTTTCTTCGGCGGCTTTCAGTTGGGCGACGGTTTCGGCGACATCCATCTGTGTGCTTTGCCC harbors:
- a CDS encoding DUF2345 domain-containing protein; the protein is MSHNFDEGHNQWVLDDSPGQSRTRLATSENAGQLSLGHLIHQAPESASRGAWRGSGFELRSDAWLAVRAGEGILLSATARPNGQSTQMDVAETVAQLKAAEETAQALSDAASGQTALALKGNAEQTKFIKSIDPKQDGKFTASVGGQAAQKAQPGNRELGEPTERFAEPIILNEAPSDIGLSTPASTLLYAGGHLHATVQQDLHIASAHTFATTVGAGASWFSHSGGIKSIAAAGSHTIQANTDQMEILADQSVTITSSNDEIHILAKEKIVLQAGQSSVTLEGQNITFACPGTFSVKGSGNVFVGPGNGAAEMGKLPDSRAKLFDEQIRALNSETGQPIAEMPYKIVTGDGDVFYGFTDQEGKTMRVGSAEPSTVKVYWGETPPTEA